The sequence actatttttattatcttctgaatattaaaaaacctCATGTAAACGGCCTATTCTTCgggaatattttttgaaaaatgtaatgcgtAGATTGATATGGACTTTACaatgtaaaacatatttttttaaactttatatataaattttcaataataacgGTGCAATGGCGGCTTGAAACTAGCATCTGGAAAATGCGCCGTGCAGCATACAGGTCACAAAAATgatctaaaacaaaaaatttttaataggttttatagtttatgtaaaaacgctCAGCATGacgtttttatttgattaaaattgcaaatttgcgaaaatagcaaaattaaaaaaaattttttttttaataattgttaataacaatgttaaaatttaaaaaattaaaaaccggAGCACGTCATGCTGAGACCAATTAtctatagaatatttatactaaattTCATAAAGATTGAAAGATTAGTTTTTGAGCTATGTTGCACAGCGTGCGAAATTTTgcgtttcgagaaaaacgcaaatttaaagataagtaagaaaaatcgtgaaaaaattgtgatttattttaatttactgtaGTTTTTTGCTAATCTGCGATTCCAGGACTATAGAGCAGATCTTTCTGTTCctcgaatattaaattaatattaaaaacaaaaataatagtgCTTTATTTTGAAGGCGACAGAGAGGATATCGGTCgcgcattaaataaatatgggCTGAATTTCGTATTTAAAGTCCCTCAAAAACTTGATTGCatgataaagaaagagaaagatcccttcgattataaaaaagaactgGGATGTACCACATAAAGTGCAATGATTGTAGCGCCTCTTACATTGGTCAAACAAAACGACACTTAGAAACACGTATTAAAGAATATTcgaatgacattaaaaaatagcaaaatttattctataattagCAATATACGGCTAAAGCGCACTTTATGTCATTTTCCCTACAACGTTACACTAGCTGATGGCGCACTTACCCCGCTCACTTTACTTTCGATGATTAGctttgaaagagaaaaatcttttatttcaaagtgGTGTTTTACtccttaaattaaatataagataagaaataaaagattccacacatataaaaaaaatacgtgtttcttaatagttttttgtatttaacaaCATATTTTAAGGAGAATCCAATTAGCTTTTATAATATGTCACTTGTAATATGTCTCttgttaatgtaaattatttagtttcgaaaaattattagttatctttttattatatactttataattttagtaaaatttgaattttttagacCAACATGTCGCAACGGACACATTGTATGTGTACAGCAAGTTTGATagtcataggagatgaaatttTACGTGGGGATATAATTGATACCAACACATCATATctggcaaaaaatttaatcgccgCTGGAATGAAACTGCAAAAAGTTATAGTCATCCCTGATAATGTgtgtatcattttattattattgtttaatagatacaatagaaaattattaataagtaaaaaataatatatacacggCTCCAAATAAGCCGAAATTTTTTGTAGTGGCTTCTTatggttaaaaaataatgtaaataacaatttttcgtCGGGAAAAGtccaaaaaagttataaacaaaaaaattttttaatgtaccattatttttttattaatatggaataaaatttgaaaagtcgTTACATAGCATAGAGAACTCGTGGGTAGGGAAGGGGCTCCGCCCCTTCCCCTACATGCCCTTGTAATTTTTCGTAACTTTAACacaaccaattttatgtcgttATTTGGTtgcgaaaacattggaaacgaataGCGTGGATCTTGTTtggcgtggaaagtcgcaaactcatgtggtactgtacaagcgtggacgtcgtttactttacgtaaaGCACTGATATCATCGTATTGTTGAAACTTTAGTGAAATAGGGTAGACCTTGCTGGTTACGTTTATGTTCGCAGAACAATGAGCGACGGCTAAAACCTTTTATACATTACTCAGGGTCATGatcttgacaacatatgttaAGGTCAAGGTCATTGAGGATGGGTTCCCATCCTCAATGACCTTGAGGATGgcatttttaccataaattaCGACTTAACTGACATGGTTATTCTCAACAAAATACGTACTGTACTTTTACGCACCTCTACTCAAGGCACCAAGTATTAATCACGAATGGATGTGGGTTATATATCGTTCGATAAATCTTGTCAAGTAGAATTTATGTATGCAATATTTCGCTTGAATGGTGCCTTTAGAGGACGCTATGcgtaatgtaattacataacTATTTGGGTTtctataaaagttaattagaGTTTCTGCTTTAAAAATAGCATTAAATAAAAGGTGTCTCTACTAGTATAATTAGTTGCACAAGTTTTATTtaggatattttatttaattcaagataaattgcattttctattttattttaaaagtacaaaaagaCCAAAAAGTTATTGACAATaagatactttaatataacataaattgcacttattttattttaaaaacaaaaataaagaaaaaaagaaaaccaaGAAACTAATATTAGAgttttgaaagtaaaaaaacaaaaaagtcaAAAAGTTATTACTAACaagatactttaatataacataaattgcactttttattttatcttattgttaataaaaataaagagagaaagatgttGCTGGCGGTCGAAACGCAGTTTCGGCGTGAGGGAGCTAAACTAGCTCTATAACTTATATTGCGCATAGCGCCTTCTAAAGACGCCATTCAAGCGAAATGTTGCATACATAAATTCTACTTGACAAGACCTTTCGAACGATATATAACATATCCATTCGCGATTAACACTTGATGCACTTCTCTTGTAAGTAAAATTTCACTTTAAAGAATGTCGGGCCTCTCGCGGGCGTTGGCGCGCATCTCCAGTTTTCTAACATTCTTTGCTGTGGATATTCTAACTCAGGCGCTTTGTTTTTCGTACGCTCTGCTGCCTGGGGTGGCGTAGTGTCGGGCGCTGGCCATCCTGCGTTGTCACAAGTggttttatatctttaaaccgtttttgagcattaactaaaaatttcaaaattcatgtattatatttaccccctctacatttatttcaagtttcattaaaattggaattttaatgcaataaataatcagcATAAAGGGTAAGtttgtgaaataattttttcaaaaaataaatagtataattaaataaaggtatttatattataaaacttttgtataaaacattttttaatgtttcgtttaatttatgagatatatcaagaaaagacaaaaatgcCTTTACCTTTGAAGGATGTTTTCAAatcctttaaaccgttttggcgctaaataaaaatgtctaaattcattattaactccttctacatttatgctaagtttcattaaaatcagaattttcgaccACGCCAGGTTTCCTTATGAGATGAGTCTCTTTGACACCAAATATGGATCGAAAAGAGTTTTCTGACTTCAATATCttacacattattttacatattataattatattattaaaatataatattagtcaatgtaatatttctatatgatTTCCGTAATatcttattacaattttactgtaatattataatattactgcGATATTTGtaagttatttttacatagttttaattgttttttatataaaattatttagttccaattatattattgttttatatatgttttaataatagaaaagaacgaataattttgttgtaattaataaaattaaaaaaactatatgtataaaaagtgGAACACCTAATCAGTAAAACAAGTCTAACATCAGCGTCGccttatgtatacataaattgtGTGTAAAACTTTACTTTAAACTTTACGTTAAAACTTTACTAGGTGGATGATATTTCTAAAGAAGTAAGCAATGCATCGAAACAATATTCTGTTGTATTTACATCTGGTGGTGTTGGACCTACTCATGATGATGTAACTTATGAAGCCGTAGCAAAAGCTTTTGAATTAAAACTTGAATTACATCCGGAATTGTTTGACATATATGCTCAATTAATTCCTGGTCAGAACGAAATAAAACGACTCGCTGTTGTTCCTAATCCTTGCGAGATCATCAATATTGATTCTGCAggtaaacttttaaattataaatacagattttaaagtatatttttttatttttgttttaattacatataatttatttaaaaaattgttatataattcctgatgaaaaatattaacattttaagaaaattttgatacaattttaatgccattttatttaaattttatgtttattttggaACACATTGTGACcagtaattttatcaaaatttcataaaaattttttagttttcaataaaatgttattaatttgttcAATGAGTAAAACGAAATTTCTAATAAGAGACGGCACATGACTTTGTGCGAATTAATTGACTTTATTGTATCTAGTGATTAATCATGATCAtgtcattattaaattgatgaaACGATGATTATGCAGGCACAGAAGAAAAGTTGTCTGCGCCAGAGGACTGAATATGATATTCCTATGTTTTTTCAGTTTGAATCCATATTCGATGCCAGATTTAACTCATTTTTTCATTTCCTTTATCTTGCTTCTGGTTCAAAAAACCCTTTACTTTACTCTTCTTCTCTAATTGATCTTTTGCCTTGcaactctttctttcttcgactctttaaaatcctttatattttcctcttccttcttGTACAACCTCTATTTGAATAGACCTTGTATTCCTTTTCTTTCCTGCACGCTTATCTTTATTGTTGCTTTCTGGATTATCTCCTATAATTTCTTCCAAAATTCTGTTGCCTCGTTACCCAGGATCTCCATTCATTTGCCTTTTCCGCTTTTCCTCGTGTATACGCTCTGCTTCGTCGTCCTCTCTTATTCTTGATCTTTCTCATAAAACTTATACTAATGGAAGAGAAATAGCGTATGCCGTCCGTATGCCGAAACTGTGTCCAACATCTGTGCGACAAGGATAGGTAGAACATGACTTGAGATGAAATTGAGACAGAACTAGTTTTCCGTCTCATTTCATAACTTCCTCATAATGCGCATGAGCGGCCGTATTTGTAGGTATGAGACAGAACTAGTTTTTTGTCTCActtcttggacacacttttaCGGGTCCTTTTCCTCTTCCATTAGTATAAGTTCTATGATCTTTCTGCAATCcttttctcctcctcttctttctgCTTTTCAATGTCATTGCCTAGGGGCTGTGATCTGAGTCCACTCTTTTCTCTACTCTAAGGCCGAAATCACATGGTGCGGAATGGAGCTGcggaatagaacgtgcgtcataGAAGCAGCCAATCAGAGTTTTGCCGCatcaacgcattctaatacgGCAAAGCTCTGATTTCCCCCCATGTGATTTCGGCCTAAAATCCTTAATCTTATACAAACAATTTCATTTgctattacatattacatatcttATATATTCTATACCATATTACCTCTCTTTCTTATCTACGTATATTCTtgtcctctctttctcgtctAATTATCTCCCTATATTCTATGAATATAGAATAACATAACCTATCTCTTGCTCACTTCTATATTCTCTAGCCTTATCCTATTTCTCTTCCGTTTTCTTTAACTCACCTCTCTATATTACTTAATCTCTCTTATCCGCATTCTCTGgcccttttcttctttcccttCTCTATACATACTATTTTCCCGTGCTCGCCTATGCATCCTAATCTCCCTAGCCGCGATCTTTCTGCTTGTCTTCTATCCTTTCCTCCTGTTTCTATCGCGTTCCTTTCAATTCCCCAGCAACTTTCTTCTCTTCCCATTTACTTCTATTTTTTCATCCTATATCTCTAAATATCTACTTAACTCTATCCCATTCACGCATTATCACCGCCACACGACTATTCACTCTCACACCTTCCAAGTCcgctttaattttatcaaacgttTACTACTTTTTCTAGACAGAAAACCAATCGATACATAAATGTCTGCTTGGAAAGACATGGGTTAATGTTATTGTatgatattaacatatattgtattacaattttcagAAACTTACCCAGTTATAAgcgtaaaaaatgtttatgtgTTACCTGGTTCCCCGAAGTACTTCAAGCCAGCTACAGACGCAATAATTTCTCGCTTGAAAGGATGCACGCCATTGTACTATgaatatatagatattgaaTTGAATGAGCTGttgattgtaaatattttagataaacaAGCAAAACGATGGAATggtaaagtaaaaattggcAGTTATCCGCAATTAGAATTGGCAAAACCTTTTACGAGAATCGTCTTGGAAGGATCCGAAGAAATAGTTGCAGAAGCGAAAGAGGAACTTTTGTATTATCTgccaatacaaaaaattaagaatttgaaACATAAGTTTAGTTATTTTCAAATGAATGTCGTACTGGAAAGTAGCAAAAgcgaaatacatattaaatgtgCATTAGACATATTAAATGAATGTTATGACAGG is a genomic window of Monomorium pharaonis isolate MP-MQ-018 chromosome 7, ASM1337386v2, whole genome shotgun sequence containing:
- the LOC105837097 gene encoding FAD synthase isoform X1 — protein: MSQRTHCMCTASLIVIGDEILRGDIIDTNTSYLAKNLIAAGMKLQKVIVIPDNVDDISKEVSNASKQYSVVFTSGGVGPTHDDVTYEAVAKAFELKLELHPELFDIYAQLIPGQNEIKRLAVVPNPCEIINIDSAETYPVISVKNVYVLPGSPKYFKPATDAIISRLKGCTPLYYEYIDIELNELLIVNILDKQAKRWNGKVKIGSYPQLELAKPFTRIVLEGSEEIVAEAKEELLYYLPIQKIKNLKHKFSYFQMNVVLESSKSEIHIKCALDILNECYDRYNSSEIFISFNGGKDCTVVLHLAATVAKLHNISSILCLYITDDSFPEVEVFVESAARYYGLEIIRMQRPIKSALSTLLTEKPNLKATLMGTRKDDPGSENLQAFTPTDSNWPQLMRVNPILHWSYNQVWTFLLKHNIPYCSLYDQGYTSIGNRKTTTQNPLLKNPNNPLSYLPAYTLTDKSAEREGREN